Part of the Musa acuminata AAA Group cultivar baxijiao chromosome BXJ3-10, Cavendish_Baxijiao_AAA, whole genome shotgun sequence genome, AGAATGAAATATTTGAACTCTCTAATTGTGTAATTGAGATGATCTACCTCTTTATATTTCAGGTGGATATTCAAACTTAGTGAGTGGGCCCATGTTTCATCATATGACATTGGTCTGCGTTCTGGATCCAGTGCCTCACATATTTTGGTACAATTTGTTTTGTTTCTACACGCATCAGACTAAGTACAACAATCAACTTAGTAAAAAGATACTAAGATCTAAGGCTTATTATCTTCTTTATGACATCATTTGACAAGCTCCAGTGGTGGAATATCCTACAAGCTATGATAGTTTTGACTTTGAGATCGGTTTAGTGTTCCTTTGTGCCAATATATCATATATCAATATTCAACTGACATGGCCATCCACTACCGACTTCATTTTACTCTATACGGAGATGGTTCATCATTCTAACTTGTTAAAATCATAGTCAGCAACAATGAGGTTCTGTTACATCTGTGATCTTCAGTATTTAATATAAATTGGAATATGTTGTGAATTCATTTCCACGGTATTAAATTTTCTGCAGTCAAATGATAAGATATTCATCAGTAGTATATCACTTCATAATTCTTATTCGAGTCTAGCTGGATGCCTTTTGTTTGCTAAAAAGCTGCAGTTCTACCAGAAATTTCTTATTTCTTGGCTTGGTATAAGGAATGTCCAAAACATTTCTCCAATGTTCTTTTATCATCTCTAACATCGGTAACCCAAATCCAATTGACATAATAACCATATTCTGAACTCAAGAAAAAATGGGTATGACATAAATGCATGGAATAATTAGAAGAAACATTTGGGTAATAGAGGGATCTTAGACATGCATTAAATTTTTATTCCTGGTTTTCTTTATGATATGTGTCAACACTTTGTTGTGTTCCCCTTGTAACCAATTGTGTTTCTTTTTTGCAATTTATAAACTCTGTTTGACTCTGTCAAAaggaaaaatgaaaaaaagaaaatgatcatACTTATATGACATTGGTTTTTCTTTGCTCTTCAAGATATACCCCTACTCAAGTGATATGGTTATTATTTTCTATAATCAGTGAATTGTTTTTCAGTTATCTATAAAGTTTATCTTgttgattttgtgaatcattggtGTTTAAATCTCATTATGTTCGTATTACCAAATACCAATTACTAGTTTTTCCCTCGGCTAAGTGGTTCTTGATTCTCAAGAACTGTGTTTCTATGatacttggaaaaaaaaaagaaatgcattCTATTTGCAGCACCTTTCTAGCATAATTGTAGTGAATAATAGGAAAATATCTAACATATAACTGGATGCTAGGTTGTTGATCGAAGAACAAAGGGATTGGTTGAAGAAATAATAGATGGAAAGATAGTTCTGTCCATGAGAGCAATATATCAATCAAAAGTAGGCTTGACACTTATAAATACAGGTATTCCGATCCAACACCATATGGAATTTTGGATCTCCATGTGCAAAATTTCCAGTTATTCTAGCATTCCACAGTGTTAGAGAATATGAAACCATTATTACCTTGTGAAGTCAAGGGCtttttataattgatattattATCCTGACTTTGCATCTTATAGGGTTATTATGACATTCCAGCATTCCATTTTGTCTTCGTTGACATACACTTTTGTTTTCATTACaatatctgaatgcatgaattctgAGTTAAGTTTTTCATCATACAGAAAGCTAACAATTTGCATTTTGTGCAAGAACAGAGTACGTGCTTGAACTTCTTGTATGGTTGACTGTAATCTTTGTACTAAATTTTGCGAAAAAAGCCCACATTGTAACAAAGGCTTAAAAATAAGTTTTTGCTACCTAGCTCGACATTAGCTTAACTTCCACCGGCCCTGTTTTGACATGTGCTTGTATGATAAATGCATATCAACAAGAAATCATGATCCACATGTTATTACCAAGAAATCTCATGTTTCAGATTTAAACTCATCATCCAGTTTATACATCATTAAAAGTTCAACAATACAGCAACACAGTCATTATACAAAGTCATTTACTGAGCAAGGGTGAGTTATGAGTATGAATCTTGCATCAAGCTTTACAAGATCTGGATGGATTTTGTATAACTGGGATCTGACTGAATAGATTGGAGAACTCAAATGACATAGAATGATCAGGCCTTTTGAGATGGCCATACACCAATTAGGATCAGTTGCTGATTAGTTGAGATTAACTGATTCAGTTAAAAACTAGACAAAAATGACCAGGGTTTTTGGAATTAATGTGATGGGTAGATGGCAGGCATTTTGGGTTCAGCTAGAATTCAACTTGGATCAACATGTGATGTCgattgataataaaatataatctacATTGATGCTCTGGTATCTTTTGTGTCCTAGTAGTAGTCTAAATTAAGAATGGAATTCCACATGAAGTTCCAGCACGTGATGATCAAAAGTTTAAAGTGTAAGAATCTGTAAGTAATCGATGCAACTAAAACAATGTAATAATCTAAGGTACATTAATGAAACATTCATAATGTTTAAGAAACTCTTCCAGTATGTTATGTCATTTTAACCAATAAATTTTAAGGTTTTTTTGCTCACATAGTGCAATAATATATGTAGTTAAATGATTAAATCCAAGGGTGGCAAAAGTACATAAGGCTCCTACCAGTGCATGGTCTAGGAAGGATCCATGTACATGACCTTATCATCACAAGAGTCAAGGTTGTCTTAGTGACTTAAATCCTTGCCACATATGTTGCAAAAAGTGTCTTCATGGTTTCTCTAGGTCAAGCATTAGTTAGTcaatcataaatttattttttgttccaAGTTAATCAATCATAATTGATATATGTCAATAAACCTCATCAAATTCTGAAGGACAATAAGAATGAGTTGCAAATGAATTGATTGTATCAAGTCATATTCATGCTTTTCGTTGTGGGCTTTGTGCTTTCAAGTTTCAACAAACTTATTGTGACATTTTTCCTTTATTTCTTTTTCATAAGAAGAATTGATGTGCCTTTGAAGCTATTTTTTCCTTGGTGAACTTTTCTGTTGCTATATACCTCTGTCACGTACTCACATGTGATGTTTTCTATAGTAGTTCTGCATACTTTTGCTTACAAAATTTCTATTCAATATTTTCCTTATGTATAGGAGTTAAGGACCTCTTACAAAACATCTCAGAGAAGCAGGGGAAGCGGATGAATTCACATGAATCTGCCAAAGACATACCAAAGTTCATTGAATTCTTTAAAGTAAGGAccctttgtttttattctttagtTAGAATTCTAGTATTATACTCAATCACAAAATTAGGTGTAAATGAAGAAAAGAAAGCATGTGCACCTATATACACCATGCATACTAAGGGCTTAaattttgaaaatacttgtgACTGTAATAATAATTAGTAACCTGCCATTTTGATGATTACAAATTTCCTTCAGATCTTTAATGAATTACTTCCAATTTCTCCATCTACTAGGAACCACATTATCTCCATGCTGAAGGTGTAGACCAAGAAAAATCACTCAAAGCTAATAAGCTTCTAGTAAGGAAATATACAAAGTACAAACAACCATTTCCTATGAATAAAGAGGCTTTTTGCCTCGTAGATATGTAGAATGAAGCCGAAGGATCCATGAATTTAATGTTTATTAAGGAATGCCTACAAGATGTTTGTCATCTTCTCTTGTTAGGGTTCAAATGACCTGATATAGGAGTCAAATTATAGATCATGATATTGTGACATTAGCCATGCTAtaaaaagaatattattttttactgGTTAAAGGAATAATAGAATTGCTTCATTGTTATAGGTTACTGCTCATATACTTTTGGGGCATATACTTCATTGTTTTACTATTCATATTGTTATCGGAAATGCTCACTATGGTTAAGTATGATTTTGAATATATACTTTTGGAAAGTTAATAGGAATGAATCATCTATTTCTAAACATTGTTTATTTAAGGAAGATTTTTTTATAGCCTTTGGAACATGGAATGTTGTGTTTGATAATACCGCGTGcgttaaaaatttaaatctttttaAATCCATACTTCCTAAAATAAGACTCTAGAGACATGTGATTTTCAAATGCAGATGTTCTTACTATGACTTGATATCAAGTTTTTGTTTTTCAGGTGCATACTCTGTTTAATAGGTGTATGAAAAAatgatttcagaaaaaaaaaccatGTATCAGGCGGTACGCCTTGAACTCGATAGTTGTTGAGCTCCTctcacttttcttctttttcttctcttgaggTTTTGGAATTAATTAAAATGGGCTCATAACTATTCTGATGCTTATGATGAATGCCTCAGAGACATACACATATTATTTTGCTTTTCCTCCTTTACATCCTTCTCTTCACTTTCCCTTCCTATGGTGGCCATCCAGACAGATGTGGCCTCCTAATTGTTTTCTTTCTGAGTTAGTGAATTGGTTGGAATTGGCTGAAATGTGCCTACTTTGGGGTAGTACAATCAATTAAAACTGATCATGGCTAATTTCTGCTGGCTGAGAAATCAACTAAAATTGTGTCAGCCTTGGCCTACATCAATGAAAATGATATGATAATATATCAGAATCAGCTAATACTTCAAACTTGGATAACATAATATGTGTGTTCTAGGTGGATATTTAGTAAACCTAAAAGAATATAGTCTTGGCCAGATAATTGTGATTTGCAGAGCAGGAATCATTGTATTCTGCAAAATATGAAGATTCTGTGCTAAATGGATAACATAACAGAGCAAATAATCGAACATTAGTTGACTGTAGTAGAGCCAACAAGAATGTGCAGGGTTGCTATCTGTTCTTAGTGGTCTATCATCCGTTACTTTGTCAAAATTTCAGAATTCGTCAGGAAGGcagtttatttttatctaaatttaATACACAATTAGTAGGGGGCTCTTCTTACACTGTTTTCTTTCTAATTTGCTACCATTTCACATTATTATATGAAGGTAATTATAGTTTTATATGAACTTTTTATAGTTTGCTTTATGTACTGTTATTTGTCTAAGTTATTTGACTAAGATCCAGAGATGGTATTGTTACTCTAATTCCAGTTTTCTTAGTGTTGTGAAACTGAAGATGACGTCCAACAACAAGAATAAACAAAATTATCAAACACTGGGCTCTTTAGTTGGCATTCGGCAAGCCTGACATTTGCACTATGCCAATTCCTCTTTAAATTTTAGTTTTATTTATTCTGTATATACATCATGGTATTCTTGTTACAATTTTTGTTTAAGCCATTATTTTTTCAACGTCCAATTATGCTGGTGCAGGGTCAACTTAAAATGGATGAGGCCAAGTATCCAATTGAATATTTCAAGGTATTTTCCCAAATTTAGTTATCATCAACAATTTTCATGTTTTGCATCATATTTATTATGTCTTCTTTATAGTTTGCTAGGGTTTCAACTGAAAGAGAGTAGGAGGTAATATGAGTGTCTCGCGGCATGAATACTTGGTGAATGGTAAACTAAAGGCAGTACGACTCAAGTGATGTGATGGAAACAGTAGCTCGATCATAATGCTAGTTGAGGATTCAAATCTTGGTTTGGTACTGGTTTAGGTAACCGATTGAACTGATATAGTATTGGTATACCAGCTCATACCACCCAATATCAATAGATAATTCAATAGCAACCCGTAGCAACCTATGGGGTCCAGAACCCAGTCGTTCCTTGGACCATTAATGCAATGGGTAGTACTGATCCTCCCAGTATTTGATTCCTTGCTCCTTGTTATTGAAACCTTGCATGAAGCTTTTGTTTTTCTGATTTTCCCTCTTTACATTTCAACTTGTGACAGCTTTTGAAGAAGTTCCTTTATGCACACCGTTGGCAGCTTTAACCTTACGAAGGAATCTAAATTGCTTTAATTGTACTGCAATTGCCACCTGCAAAATGCACATTTGATGTACTCAAAATTCTTTATTAGTTGATTTGATCTTCTTTTGTTAACTCATGTTCTGTACTCAAGGAATAACTTGAACTAGTGTAAATGAAATATCTGATTTAATACATTATGATGTCATCACTCGTAATAAGACAAGCAGAATAAGTGAATGTTTGCAGTCTGTGTATCCAACACCTCCAAATAATAGTTTTCTAAATCTCAAACTGGCATTTGCCAACATTTTACTAGATCCTTATTGACAATCAGAGCTCTAAGACAATTCTTGTGAATTCCATATCATTTTTTAGTTGCCTTAGCAAAAAGCATGTGAACAAGGCAAAATAGAGTGGTGGAAGAATGTTACAAACGATATCTACAAATGTTGTTTGCTGGCTAATTGAGAGATAACTGTGAATTACGTCCTGTAAACATTggaaagacaaaaaagaaaagaaattttgtAGACCAGATTTTGGGGCTTGAACAAATGGTTGCTTCCATATATAAACATCGATGTTTTTCAAGTCAACCTTGATGTACTCTATCTCTAACTTGATTTGACCAATACTTTATAATCAGTAAAATAGGGCAGATATATCAATTGGAATCTATCACTGACAAattactttctcaaattatatctcTTATATGGTTTCAGTCATAAGAAAGGTTGTTTGAAATTGATGGAAGAGGCAGAAGATGTAAAAGCTTCTGTTGTGTAATGCTAAATTTTGGATAAAGTAGGATATGATGTTGCTTTTTTTATATCTTTGGTGGATTCAAAACACTTGTTGCTCAGTAATTTTACATAAACTGTATCAAAGAGGATATATATCCTGTAATCATCTTATTCTTAAGAGATATATTGCCCTCCTAATTTTAAATATATCTACTGCAGTCCTAATTTTAAATATATCTACTGCAGACCTTTAACGAGTTCTTTATACGAGAGTTGAAGCCTGGTGCAAGACCAATCGCTTACCCTGAACGTGATGACATTGCTATCTGTGCAGCTGATTGCCGCCTGATGGCTTTTAATTCTGCTAATGAGAGTTTAAGGTTTTGGATTAAGGTGAAATTTATTCTTCCAGGtgtttttttcatattataatataattatatttttttgacaATTTAATGAAAAACATTGTGGAACATTTATCATAAAGCTGTTGTCATTTGATATCTTATCAAAATCATTACATGATAGATTCATCTTTCTTTCTTGATGATCTTTAGTAACTTACTTTCACCATTTTCTAATATGCCATTTTGATATGACAAAATTTGTTTCAAGAAGATAGAAACTGGGAAAGAAAAGCATTTCTTTCTAACTATTCTATTCTTCCTGATTCAAGAAGAGTTCTCAACTTTGGCTTTTCTCCTAGGATtatcaaaaaataaacaaaagctCTTAAACAGGTGGACAAGTAGTACTTTAGCTCCATATGCATTGTAACCTGAAATAAGGTGATCATTTGCTAAACTCCAATATCCATATTATCCAAAACGATATAGGTGATCTATGTCAGTGAAACTTAATGTATTGCCATCCATTATTTACAGTCATGTTTATGCAATATATTGTACAATTCACTTAGTGTGGCTCCTTATTTTACTGTTGGAACTTGGAAGTTGGAACTTCTTTTGAGTACAGAAATCAAGTAAAGAAATTGCATGTGTATTGAGGACATAGAAACAAAGATTTAGGTACTGGCAAGTGTTAATAACTTGAGAAAGTAATGGCCACCTAACATATATTTATTTAAGCTTGCAGGGCCGAAAGTTCTCTATTCAAGGCCTTCTAGGGAAGGATACATGCTCTAGTGCCTTTGTTGATGGATCTTTAGTGATTTTTCGACTGGCTCCACAGGTGTAGCTCTCACCATAACTGCTTGTAAAATGATTTTTGAATTTGTTATTATATGTTAAATGTTACCATTTAGTCATTTCGTGGTTGCAGGATTACCATCGTTTCCATGTTCCTGTCTCTGGTACAATTGAAAGTTTTGTTGATATTCCAGGATATTTATATACAGTATGTACATATGTTCATTTCTCAAGTCAAAATAACTTCCTCTTCTATTTTAGCTTTATCTCTTTTAAGGTTAGGCTTTTAATAAACAGTATATACATGTTTTCTTTTATCCTGTCAAAATATCTTCCTCTAATTTCTTTAGCTTTTGTCTCTTTTAACCTTATCATTAAGAACTGTTTGATCCTAATTTGTGATTTTCTGATGAAGGTGAACCCAATTGCTGTAAACAGTAAGTACTGTAATGTTTTCACCGAGAACAAACGAGTTGTATCTATCATCTCAACCTCAGAATTTGGGAAGGTTTGTACTTTCTATAATATAATGAACTTAAATCTTTCTATGTTAAGGGTTATCCATGTTCTGAAGTATTTTGCCTATATTTTCTTCTGAACAATGTGAATTAGCTCATAGTTCATACTTCATAGTATATCTTCAAGATGTCTATTGGTTTATAAGAGGCTGTTTTAGTCTGAATTTATTCTTGAAATCCCATGCATTACAATAAAGCAGACACTTTGATCATTCTTCTATGACAATGGACAAGTTATGACTATTTACCTGTATTGCCAGTTGTTTTTTTGTTCTATTATTGATATATCCAGTTTTTTCATTATTGTATGAGCAATGCTATACGTTTCCATGAATATAATTATTTCTGTATATATTTAGTCCAACCAATAGATATAAATACTTCCCCAGAAAACTAAAAGGAATTTCCTTCATAAGAAACTTCTGTTATTCGAGGAATTTCACTTTCCTATTTTGGAACAAATACAATCTCTTGAACTGTTGACTTTGTTGGAGTTAGAATTTTCCAGCAGTCATTATTTTCCTTTCAATTATCCTACAGCGCATCTGTCTAAATCTACTACCAAGTGGATATTTCTAGTTGAATAGAGCTGCAAATAACTAGGGCATTTGGGCTCTTCTGTAGAATAATTTTTTCGATATAATAAGCATACTAGCATTCCTATTTTCTTCACATTTATTTACAGGTGGCATTTGTTGCAATTGGAGCTACAATGGTAGGAAGCATTACCTTTACAAAGAATGAGGGTGACTATGTCCATAAAGGAGATGaggttctttctttttattttgatttattactTTGCTCTACCCTACGTGGAAAAAAGATATTCTATGctctaaacataatatttttttacttatttctCAGTTTGGGTATTTTTCATTTGGTGGAAGCACTGTGATATGTGTCTTCGAAAAGGTTTGTCTTCTGATTCATGCCTCAGAAATCATCTTATTTCCTCCATTATTATACAAAATAACCTTTCTGCTGGAAATTATAGAACTCTTTTCATACCAATAGTAAGCTATGTTTCTATAGACTTTTGTGGTTTTTTAAGATAATTCATATAACAAGAAGTCAGAAGATCCTATGTACGTACGGTCGAATTCATGGATATTTTGTTTGTCATTAAGCTCTGTGGAGGCCAATATCACTATTCAAACTAAGATCCATTGCAACGTTTTTGTGTCTTGGTCTGAGACCGATACCAACCCCTGGTCTAGACTGGTATGGGTTCTCCATGTACGAGTGCACACACACTACCTCATCATGCCGGGAGAGAAAATGGGAGGAGGGGAGCAGAATAAAACAGATAAAGTATACACTTGCTGCACTGAACGCTTCTAGTTTGATTTCATTGCATTTCTCATTAGTTGTACGCATCTGATGGTAAAACACTTTCTTATTAGTGGTCATCAATTTTCTTAAATCAATAGCTCTCCTGATTCGTCGTTATCCATTATCATCCATCTATTGTTTGATTTCTGCAGGACGCCATTCAGATAGACGAGGACCTTCTTTCAAACAGTGAAAGATCACTCGAGACTCTAGTTTCTGTAGGTATGAGATTAGGCATCTCCAAAAGGTCCGGAAGAACAGATGAACCGCCAAATATGGAAACATGCAAGTTAGAAGCATGAAGGTGCGTACGCTGCGGAAGACTACAATGTTGTGTTTGACATCGCTTCTCTTTAACATAAGTGATTTTTAAAACAAGTGTATGAAAATAATTACATGTTTGTTAATATGTTTGGTTGCATAAAGCTGCATTAACTTCAAAAATATTGATTCTAAAAGTAATCTTTTCACGAATATCGATGGTAATACGatggtatgtaatttcgaatggtaccgtttGGTACGGATGGTAGGTATCGATCCGACGATATATCGATACGTGGATCGCTCGTTATCGGACGGATCGTGTTACAGTACTATAGTATTATATTATAGTAGTATTATAATACTACAGTAAGAAGAAATCAATCGGTATGTTCTGATGTATCGTTCGATACGTTGGTATCGTACCGTATCGAACCAACCTCGAGACATCGATACGGTACACCAACTAATTGTGTTGTAAGATCATGGTCCCGGTGATGGTGTGATACATAGTGCTGGTGCTAGGAAGCGCCCAACGGTGGCAATAGCAGGTGCGACGATGGTGACGATAGCGGTGATGAATGATATGATTGTGATGATATTAATGGTGATCTTATGATAGTTAAAAGTAATAAGGGTAACTGATAAATTCATTAATGGAGGAACTGTATGCAATTTTTCTGACAACGACATGGCGGCCGCCACAACCCGCTGCATGGTCGAAACGTGTCGACCACCGCCACCAGCGTGTCCACCTCTCGCCACGTGTGGCATTGGCCGCCCTCTCATGCAGCGTGGCCGCGTGTCCCGTGTTGCCGCCCTACTCTTCCTGTTGGAGTACACGGCTGTTCCCTTACGCCTATCGTGTTACACCCACCCAACCCAAGGAGGCAGAGTGAGATGGAGAGGACATCTTCCATCGAGTTAGAGCCTCGAACTCTCACGTACGCTGAGCTCCAGAATGCGAGGGTAACttgctcttctttcttcttcagaAGAGATCTGCGTGGTACATGTGATCCACTCGTGGGTTGCTGATGCATTTTTCTTCCATCGTTTCTTGATGTTTCAGGAGGCAGCAATGTTGATACTGAGCAGCAAGTCCTTAGAAGAAGCCATTAAGATCTTCACAGAGGTAAGAAGACCCGAAGTTTTGAGATCATCATGCTATAAGGGTCCAGTAGTTCAGGGTTCAGTTGTTAATTGGTGATTTGTTGACTGTTCTCTCAACAGGGTGTAAAACCAGTGCCGTGCATAAAAGACAAAACTTACATCAATCGCGTAGATAACGatgacgaggaggaagaagaggacgacGACGAGATGATGGATTACCTTGGAATGGAGCAAACGTATCGGCCATCGTTTTAGCTGTTCGTCGCTTCTTTGTTGCCCGTATTGACGGCATGAGTTGCTAAAAGATTTTTGAGAGGAAGAGGGGGAAATGTTTGTGAGGGAGATCGAAGGACGTGATCCGAGTACTTGTCAGTTCGCTTGTACAGAAAAGATACAACTTATACAGCATATTTGATGTGCCATCGGCATTTGTTATATCGTGTGTAGGTTCTCTATATCCTCTATAACCTACGAAAGTTCCGACAAGGGGACAGATGTGTTCCGATGAAGTGGGCAAAGGATAACCTGTGAAGGCTATGACGAGGGGGCAGAGGTGTTGTGATGAAGTGACATGAATTGTGACGTCGAGAAGAGGGACGGAGGGAGAAAGGAGTGtgtgatagaaagaaaaaaagagaaagatagTGATGAATTATCTTCGTTGTTCATTATTCGTCGTTAGAGAAATCATTTTTTCTTGATAGAGTATGATGGAGAAATCATTTTTTCTTGGAGTGTGATGAAGGATTAACAAAGATGAAGTCAAACAATCGATATTGAGAGCCTACAATTAGGGATTAAGTATGCACGGGCTACGGGGAGGATTTATTATTGTAGTTTTATCTTATGTAATTTGAAttgataatttaatatatttaatgtttGAGCTAAACATTTTAATTCGTGTACGAGTACGGGTATGAGATGAGAAGTATTCTATTCGTCCTCATCTCGTATTTATATAGATAATATAAAGTATctcttggatatatatatatatatatatatatatatatatatatatatatatatatatatatatatatatatatatatatatccaagcaTGATCCAAGAATTCCTTCATCACCGGTACACGTAAGAAAAGGGGAGGGAATGGACAACCTTTGAAGTATCAATCAAGACTTCCAAATAAGCTCTCTGCTATCATCAGCCATTTTCCCTTCTTTCTTCGCATTACTAATCATTATTCCTCAATTCCATCAATCTGTGTGTTTCCTTGCTGAGATCCATCAGGCAGTATAGTAATATGATGATCGAAATGCACAGGCAAGCTACAAAGTCAAACAGCAAGAGAAACAGGGACAGAATCAATGTGCCATGGCTCTCCACACAAACAGAATCTGAAGTGAACAATGAGAATCTTCGACTATTAATAGGTCCAAATCCATACAATGAAATCTACAATCTGATTAATCCAAAAAGCAGTATATTTAAGCAAACTATAATGAAGGATAAACAAAAAAGGAGGAAATAGTTGAGACAGTGCTGATGTGAAAATAGAACATCTGCTCTTTATTCCCCTCAAACAACTAGGCATCAGCAAATAGCAGCAGTAGGCAATACAGGTGACCGTCTTTCTCACTGAAGGATCAGGCAACCTTCTGGGAAGTGATTGGCAGCGACCGCTGTAGTGGAGGACTGGTGTGGTGTTCCTTTATTCTCTTCAGGCTCAATCTTTTCCTCCTCAGACTCCAGACCAGTGGCCTCAAAGATGTAAGCTTTCACTTCTTCAAACCTAGCCTCAGAAAGGGAGACCTCAGCCAATAGCCTCCAAGCATATTCCTCTGATGCCTCTTCATAATCCTTCTTCCGCTTCAGCACCATGTGCCCACTAATCTCCCACACAGCAGGATTCACTTGAGTATCTAAGATCTCCTGGCTCACTTCACCCAGAGCCTGTTTCTCAGCATAGCACTGCAAAGTTTGGAAAGACAGAGAACTGATTAGCAAGGTTCTTTGTTATTATAAAGTAGATACTTGTTTAATGTTAGAGTGCTTATAAACTTCTTCAACTGAGAAAGGGCAGTAAAAGAAGAGTGCTGCTAGAAAAGTGCAAGCTCAATTGGGGAACTCCTATGTCAGTGTGAGTAGTAGTATCTAGTTCCTTGAAGCATCCATCTATTGATTAATTGTGAATTTGTTGATTGACAAAGGATTCTATCTCTCATGCTTTGCCACAGCAAATTCAACAACTTCTCTATTAATTGAGAGTCTC contains:
- the LOC104000763 gene encoding phosphatidylserine decarboxylase proenzyme 2 isoform X2, translated to MGHGSSRADASDDSSGDGHARHHHSRFSRFRRRFRTNRHDHGSDPPLVKNLAADDFAGIARIEIISAEMQFKDRWFACLSLGERTYRTETSDHTEKPIWRSEKKLVLEKDGPTIARISVIETNRLSKNNLVGYCEINLLEVLSQESENNIEELSLLDPSSSSTTVGSISILCYVEDPIETEKFFARRILSVVDLNGDGKLSYSEFAELINAFGNQVAAIKTEDLFKQADKNGDGVVDLDELATLIAVQQENEPLINNCPVCGESLGKLDKLNDMIHMTLCFDEGTGNQVMTGGFLTDKEASYGWIFKLSEWAHVSSYDIGLRSGSSASHILVVDRRTKGLVEEIIDGKIVLSMRAIYQSKVGLTLINTGVKDLLQNISEKQGKRMNSHESAKDIPKFIEFFKGQLKMDEAKYPIEYFKTFNEFFIRELKPGARPIAYPERDDIAICAADCRLMAFNSANESLRFWIKGRKFSIQGLLGKDTCSSAFVDGSLVIFRLAPQDYHRFHVPVSGTIESFVDIPGYLYTVNPIAVNSKYCNVFTENKRVVSIISTSEFGKVAFVAIGATMVGSITFTKNEGDYVHKGDEFGYFSFGGSTVICVFEKDAIQIDEDLLSNSERSLETLVSVGMRLGISKRSGRTDEPPNMETCKLEA
- the LOC104000763 gene encoding phosphatidylserine decarboxylase proenzyme 2 isoform X1, encoding MGHGSSRADASDDSSGDGHARHHHSRFSRFRRRFRTNRHDHGSDPPLVKNLAADDFAGIARIEIISAEMQFKDRWFACLSLGERTYRTETSDHTEKPIWRSEKKLVLEKDGPTIARISVIETNRLSKNNLVGYCEINLLEVLSQESENNIEELSLLDPSSSSTTVGSISILCYVEDPIETEKFFARRILSVVDLNGDGKLSYSEFAELINAFGNQVAAIKTEDLFKQADKNGDGVVDLDELATLIAVQQENEPLINNCPVCGESLGKLDKLNDMIHMTLCFDEGTGNQVMTGGFLTDKEASYGWIFKLSEWAHVSSYDIGLRSGSSASHILVVDRRTKGLVEEIIDGKIVLSMRAIYQSKVGLTLINTGVKDLLQNISEKQGKRMNSHESAKDIPKFIEFFKGQLKMDEAKYPIEYFKTFNEFFIRELKPGARPIAYPERDDIAICAADCRLMAFNSANESLRFWIKGRKFSIQGLLGKDTCSSAFVDGSLVIFRLAPQDYHRFHVPVSGTIESFVDIPGYLYTVCTYVHFSSQNNFLFYFSFISFKVRLLINSIYMFSFILSKYLPLISLAFVSFNLIIKNCLILICDFLMKVNPIAVNSKYCNVFTENKRVVSIISTSEFGKVAFVAIGATMVGSITFTKNEGDYVHKGDEFGYFSFGGSTVICVFEKDAIQIDEDLLSNSERSLETLVSVGMRLGISKRSGRTDEPPNMETCKLEA
- the LOC104000793 gene encoding uncharacterized protein LOC104000793: MERTSSIELEPRTLTYAELQNAREAAMLILSSKSLEEAIKIFTEGVKPVPCIKDKTYINRVDNDDEEEEEDDDEMMDYLGMEQTYRPSF